A region of Diceros bicornis minor isolate mBicDic1 chromosome 9, mDicBic1.mat.cur, whole genome shotgun sequence DNA encodes the following proteins:
- the OXGR1 gene encoding 2-oxoglutarate receptor 1, which produces MTMNEPLDDVANASDFPDYAAAFGNCTNEKISLKRHYLPVIYSIIFLVGFPGNAVAISTYIFKMRPWKSSTIIMLNLACTDLLYLTSLPFLIHYYASGEHWIFGDFMCKFIHFGFHFNLYSSILFLTCFSIFRYFVIIHPMSCFSIHKTRWAVVACAVVWVISLVAVIPMIFLITSTTRANRSACLDLTNSDDLTTIKWYNLILTATTFCLPLLIVTLCYTVIIYTLTQGPRTHSCLKQKARRLTILLLLVFYICFLPFHILRVIRIESRLLSLSCSTETQIHKAYIVSRPLTALNTFGNLLLYVVVSSNFQQAICSMVRCKARTDSEEPKNISHSNNP; this is translated from the coding sequence ATGACCATGAATGAGCCGCTAGACGATGTTGCAAATGCTTCTGATTTCCCCGATTATGCAGCTGCTTTTGGAAATTGCACCAATGAGAAAATCTCACTCAAGAGGCACTACCTCCCTGTTATTTACAGCATCATCTTCCTGGTGGGCTTTCCAGGGAACGCGGTAGCAATTTCCACTTACATTTTCAAAATGCGGCCCTGGAAAAGCAGCACCATCATCATGCTGAACCTGGCCTGCACAGACCTGCTGTATCTAACCAGCCTCCCTTTCCTGATTCACTACTACGCCAGTGGCGAACACTGGATCTTTGGGGATTTCATGTGCAAGTTTATCCACTTCGGCTTCCATTTCAACCTGTACAGCAGCATCCTCTTCCTCACCTGTTTCAGCATCTTCCGCTACTTTGTGATCATTCATCCGATGAGCTGCTTTTCCATTCACAAAACTCGGTGGGCCGTGGTGGCCTGTGCTGTGGTGTGGGTCATTTCGCTGGTGGCCGTCATTCCCATGATCTTCCTGATCACATCAACCACCAGGGCCAATAGATCCGCCTGCCTTGACCTCACCAATTCGGATGACCTCACTACTATCAAGTGGTATAATCTAATTTTGACTGCAACCACTTTCTGCCTCCCCCTGCTGATCGTGACGCTTTGCTATACGGTGATTATCTACACCCTAACCCAAGGACCTCGGACTCACAGCTGCCTTAAGCAGAAAGCTCGCAGGCTAACCATTCTGCTACTCCTCgtgttttatatatgttttttaccCTTCCATATCTTGAGGGTCATTCGGATTGAATCTCGCCTGCTTTCCCTCAGCTGCTCCACAGAGACTCAGATCCACAAAGCTTACATCGTTTCTAGACCATTAACTGCCCTGAACACCTTCGGTAAcctgttgctgtatgtggtggTCAGCAGCAACTTTCAGCAGGCCATCTGCTCAATGGTGAGATGCAAAGCAAGGACGGACTCAGAGGAGCCAAAGAACATCAGTCACTCAAACAACCCTTGA